A window of the Vigna angularis cultivar LongXiaoDou No.4 chromosome 3, ASM1680809v1, whole genome shotgun sequence genome harbors these coding sequences:
- the LOC108325057 gene encoding calcium-dependent protein kinase 20, giving the protein MGNNCVGPNVGNGFLQSVSAAVWKTRPPESRLPPPSAETKTSTPVPDAQKASEPAPSKPADPPNRVQNTPPEPVKMPQPLDHEKPASSHTESTPGDKAKKPTHVKRVSSMGLQVESVLGRKTENMKEFFSLGRKLGQGQFGTTFLCVQKGTNKDFACKSIAKRKLTTQEDVEDVRREIQIMHHLAGHPNVVQIVGAYEDAVAVHLVMELCAGGELFDRIIQRGHYTEKKAAELARLIVSVVEACHSLGVMHRDLKPENFLFMNQQEESPLKTIDFGLSVFFRPGETFTDVVGSPYYVAPEVLRKNYGPECDVWSAGVIIYILLSGVPPFWDETEQGIFEQVLKGELDFVSEPWPSISESAKDLVRRMLVRDPKKRLTAHEVLCHPWVQVGGVAPDKPLDSAVLSRLKQFSAMNKLKKIAIRVIAESLSEEEIAGLKEMFRMIDTDNSGQITLEELKNGLERVGSVLKDSEIAWLMQAADVDNSGTIDYGEFIAAMVHLNKIQKEDHLYAAFTYFDKDGSGYITPDELQQACEQFGLQDYHLDEIIREIDQDNDGRIDYSEFVAMMQDTGFGKKGF; this is encoded by the exons ATGGGCAACAACTGCGTGGGACCGAACGTCGGTAACGGCTTCCTCCAGTCCGTTTCGGCGGCGGTGTGGAAGACGCGCCCGCCGGAGTCCCGCCTTCCGCCTCCTTCCGCCGAGACCAAAACCTCGACTCCGGTACCGGACGCCCAGAAAGCCTCGGAACCCGCCCCTTCAAAACCAGCGGATCCTCCGAACCGAGTGCAGAACACGCCGCCCGAGCCGGTCAAAATGCCCCAGCCGCTGGACCACGAGAAGCCGGCGTCGAGCCACACCGAGTCGACTCCCGGCGACAAGGCTAAGAAACCCACGCACGTGAAACGGGTGTCCAGTATGGGATTACAAGTCGAGTCCGTGCTGGGTCGAAAAACAGAGAACATGAAGGAGTTCTTCAGCTTGGGGAGGAAGCTGGGGCAGGGGCAATTCGGGACGACGTTTCTGTGCGTGCAAAAGGGGACGAACAAGGACTTCGCGTGCAAGTCCATCGCGAAGCGGAAGTTGACGACGCAAGAGGATGTGGAGGATGTGAGGAGGGAGATTCAGATCATGCACCACTTGGCGGGGCACCCCAACGTGGTTCAGATCGTTGGGGCATACGAGGACGCCGTTGCGGTGCACCTCGTGATGGAGCTCTGCGCTGGAGGAGAGCTCTTTGACAGGATCATACAGAGGGGGCATTACACCGAGAAGAAGGCCGCAGAACTTGCTAGGTTGATTGTTAGTGTGGTGGAGGCTTGTCACTCTCTTGGGGTCATGCACAGGGATTTGAAGCCCGAGAATTTTTTGTTCATGAATCAGCAGGAAGAGTCTCCCCTTAAGACCATTGATTTTGGACTCTCCGTGTTCTTTAGACCAG GTGAAACATTCACTGATGTGGTTGGGAGCCCGTACTATGTGGCCCCTGAAGTTTTGCGGAAGAACTATGGTCCAGAATGTGATGTTTGGAGTGCTGGGGTGATCATCTATATTTTACTCAGTGGAGTTCCCCCATTTTGGGATG AAACGGAACAGGGAATATTTGAGCAAGTTTTGAAAGGAGAGCTTGACTTTGTTTCTGAACCCTGGCCAAGCATATCTGAAAGCGCAAAGGATCTTGTTCGAAGGATGCTTGTAAGGGACCCTAAAAAGCGGCTGACAGCACATGAAGTTCTTT GCCATCCATGGGTGCAAGTCGGAGGCGTTGCTCCTGATAAGCCACTTGACTCTGCTGTCTTGAGTCGTTTGAAGCAGTTCTCTGCAATGAATAAGCTCAAAAAAATAGCCATTCGA GTAATTGCTGAAAGTTTGTCGGAGGAAGAAATTGCAGGACTGAaagaaatgttcaggatgataGACACAGATAATAGCGGACAGATCACTCTTGAGGAACTGAAAAATGGTTTGGAGAGAGTGGGTTCTGTTCTTAAGGATTCTGAAATTGCTTGGTTAATGCAAGCG GCAGACGTTGATAACAGTGGTACCATAGACTACGGTGAATTCATAGCAGCTATGGTACACCTAAACAAGATCCAGAAGGAAGATCATCTATATGCAGCATTCACATACTTTGACAAGGATGGGAGTGGATACATTACACCGGATGAGCTCCAACAAGCCTGCGAACAGTTTGGCTTGCAGGATTATCACCTGGATGAGATAATACGTGAAATTGACCAGGATAAT GATGGACGCATTGATTACAGTGAGTTTGTTGCCATGATGCAAGACACTGGATTTGGCAAAAAGGGATTTTAG
- the LOC108325715 gene encoding pentatricopeptide repeat-containing protein At1g80550, mitochondrial, producing MCSFDFDFITFKSTSTFSISNLIHNQFFDWVKESHSHCNFRHSTDTFNLMLDILAKFFEFDLCWHLIRRMHSRTSSSPNHTTFRVIFKRYVSAHLVQDAIDTFHHLEEFNLKDHTSFSHLIDALCEYKHVLEAQDFVFSKDTPVEATGNTKIHNMVFRGWFKLGWWSKCNEFWEEMDRKVLERTCIYNLHGYSVQSGKTLEGCQIVQRGYEEGFPIRCCGL from the coding sequence ATGTGTTcgtttgattttgatttcatCACGTTCAAATCTACTTCCACCTTTTCAATTTCAAACCTTATCCACAACCAGTTCTTCGATTGGGTGAAGGAATCTCACTCCCACTGCAACTTTCGCCACTCCACCGACACTTTCAACCTCATGCTCGACATCCTGGCCAAGTTCTTCGAGTTCGATCTCTGTTGGCACCTCATTCGCCGCATGCACTCCCGCACCTCCTCTTCCCCCAACCATACCACATTCCGTGTCATATTTAAGCGCTATGTTTCCGCCCATCTTGTCCAAGATGCCATCGACACCTTCCACCACCTTGAAGAGTTCAACCTCAAGGACCACACCTCCTTCTCCCACCTCATAGACGCCCTCTGCGAGTACAAGCACGTCCTCGAGGCACAAGACTTTGTCTTCTCTAAAGACACTCCCGTCGAGGCAACTGGAAACACCAAGATCCACAACATGGTTTTCCGTGGGTGGTTCAAATTGGGGTGGTGGAGCAAATGCAACGAGTTCTGGGAGGAGATGGATAGAAAAGTCTTAGAAAGGACTTGCATTTATAATTTACATGGATATTCTGTGCAAAGCGGGAAAACCTTGGAAGGCTGTCAAATTGTTCAAAGAGGTTACGAAGAAGGGTTTCCAATTAGATGTTGTGGtttataa
- the LOC108324402 gene encoding thioredoxin-like 1-1, chloroplastic translates to MQALNSLTLRVSPLDSLRAPNNAANIRVTAAKRVFFVSAMGKKLHFHVNRGIPNRVSSRLRASTGAQMTLRIGNVQKWREKGLQPNMKEVTFAQDLVESLLNAEDKLVVVDFFSPGCGGCKSFNPKICQRTKMNPDV, encoded by the exons ATGCAAGCCCTAAACTCGCTCACCCTCCGCGTTTCTCCCTTGGACTCGCTTCGCGCTCCCAACAATGCCGCCAACATAAGGGTCACCGCTGCCAAACGCGTCTTCTTCGTCTCCGCCATG GGTAAAAAGCTTCACTTTCATGTAAATAGAGGAATACCCAACAGGGTCAGTTCGCGGTTGAGAGCTTCAACTGGTGCTCAGATGACCCTTAGAATAGGGAATGTTCAGAAATGGAGGGAAAAAGGGCTTCAACCCAACATGAAAGAGGTGACTTTTGCCCAAGACCTTGTAGAGTCACTGTTAAACGCGGAGGACAAGCTGGTGGTGGTTGATTTCTTCTCTCCTGGCTGTGGTGGCTGTAAATCTTTTAATCCTAAGATATGTCAACGGACAAAGATGAATCCTGATGTTTAA